GCGCGGAGGTCTTCTCGCGGATCCTCGACTGGAAGGACCGCAGTACCTGTGTGCTCTTCGGCGATGGCGCCGGGGCGGTTGTCCTCGAGGCGAGTGATACGCCGGGTGTCCTCTCCACGCATCTGCATGCCGATGGCCGGCAGACTCCGCTGCTGCATGTCCCCTGGGGCGTCTCGCAGGGCTACGAACGGCTCGAGGGCAGCCATGGCAAGGTGAGCATGCGTGGCAACGAGGTCTTCCGGGTCGCCGTGCGCACCCTTGGCGCACTCGTCGATGAGACACTCAGCGCCAATGGCCTTGAGCGGGGCGACGTGGACTGGCTGGTCCCGCATCAGGCGAACATCCGTATCATGGCGGCGACTGCGCGCAAACTCGGGTTGCCACCGTCGAGGATGGTGAGCACGGTGGCAGAGCACGGCAACACCTCTGCGGCCTCCATCCCGCTCGCGCTCGACACGGCCGTGCGCGATGGTCGCATCCAGCGCGACGAGCTGTTGCTTCTCGAGGCCTTCGGGGCAGGTTTTACCTGGGGCTCCGCCCTGATTCGGTATTGAACGGGATGCCACATGTCAACGCGTAACGACCTCGCATTCGTATTCCCCGGCCAGGGCTCCCAGTCACTGGGCATGCTCGCCGAGCTCGCCGACCGCCACGCGGTGGTCCAGAAGACCTTCATCGAGGCATCGACCGCGATGGGGGAGGATCTCTGGGCCCTTGCCAGCGAGGGACCGGAGTCGATGCTGAACCGTACCGATCACACCCAGCCGCTCATGCTCACGGCCGGCATCGCCGTCTGGCGCGCCTGGCGAGAGGGTGGCGGAGCGCTGCCGGCGATGATGGCCGGCCACAGCCTGGGCGAGTACACGGCGCTGGTTGCCGCCGGCGCCCTCGATTTTCCCACCGCCGTGGAGCTGGTGCGCGATCGTGGCCGCTTCATGCAGGCAGCGGTGCCGGAGGGTGAGGGCGCCATTGCCGCGGTCCTGGGACTGGACGAGACCACTCTCGCCGCGCTCTGTGCCGAGGTGACGGAGGCCGTGGTCGAGCCAGTCAACTACAATGCAC
The Spiribacter vilamensis DNA segment above includes these coding regions:
- a CDS encoding beta-ketoacyl-ACP synthase III, yielding MNRSRIRGTGGYLPDRVVTNAELETMVDTTDRWILERTGIAQRHVAAPHQICSDLAEAAAARALTAAGLTADDIDLVVVATSTPDHVFPSTACRLVERLGIAPGAVAFDIGAACSGFVYGLDMADRFIRTGGAQRALVIGAEVFSRILDWKDRSTCVLFGDGAGAVVLEASDTPGVLSTHLHADGRQTPLLHVPWGVSQGYERLEGSHGKVSMRGNEVFRVAVRTLGALVDETLSANGLERGDVDWLVPHQANIRIMAATARKLGLPPSRMVSTVAEHGNTSAASIPLALDTAVRDGRIQRDELLLLEAFGAGFTWGSALIRY
- the fabD gene encoding ACP S-malonyltransferase, which encodes MSTRNDLAFVFPGQGSQSLGMLAELADRHAVVQKTFIEASTAMGEDLWALASEGPESMLNRTDHTQPLMLTAGIAVWRAWREGGGALPAMMAGHSLGEYTALVAAGALDFPTAVELVRDRGRFMQAAVPEGEGAIAAVLGLDETTLAALCAEVTEAVVEPVNYNAPGQTVIAGHREAVERTLEAARQAGAKRAVMLPMSVPAHCSLMAPAADRLADRLAGVDLQAPSVPVIHNVDLSFATTPAAIRERLVAQLRSPVRWTECIQQIAGHGIEQVVECGPGKVLAGLNRRINRRMGIQAIHDPDSLAQALNTLEVT